In Paenibacillus sp. BIC5C1, a genomic segment contains:
- a CDS encoding RluA family pseudouridine synthase, with product MTIKSWKRRGEWLELMPGKAVTSSSDRQTAAEQWLLSELQLPEKMLRQLKTNQGIQLAGDRLRLALFASHPIDVEPRWADIDVLYEDDFCLVVHKPAGMKLHPDGSRADQAITLDHAVASYYEMNGIQANVRHVHRLDEDTTGPVLYAKNAFALAKLDEAMRRKDIGRHYVAIAGGQISTELNTIDAPIGKDRHHKQRRRVSEGGQDAVTHVKIVEVWDRATLVRLTLDTGRTHQIRVHLSYVGHPLIGDELYGGRRDSIGRQALHGETLSFSHPLTGARIKVADPWPQDFEQLAGREGKDQ from the coding sequence ATGACCATTAAAAGTTGGAAACGCCGTGGGGAATGGCTTGAGCTGATGCCAGGCAAAGCAGTGACAAGCAGTTCAGACAGACAAACGGCTGCAGAACAATGGCTCTTGTCTGAGCTTCAGTTACCAGAGAAGATGTTGCGTCAGCTAAAGACGAACCAGGGCATACAACTGGCAGGGGACCGGCTTCGGCTGGCCCTTTTTGCGTCTCACCCGATTGATGTAGAACCGCGCTGGGCGGATATCGATGTTCTGTATGAGGATGACTTCTGTCTGGTCGTGCACAAACCGGCCGGAATGAAGCTTCATCCTGATGGAAGCCGGGCGGATCAAGCGATTACGCTGGATCACGCGGTTGCCTCCTATTACGAAATGAATGGGATTCAGGCGAATGTACGTCATGTTCACCGTCTGGACGAGGATACAACTGGGCCTGTTTTATATGCCAAAAATGCTTTTGCTCTCGCCAAACTGGATGAAGCCATGCGTCGTAAAGACATTGGACGCCATTACGTCGCCATTGCAGGCGGTCAGATATCCACGGAGCTGAATACGATTGATGCTCCGATTGGTAAGGACAGGCATCATAAGCAGCGCAGACGTGTCTCTGAAGGTGGGCAGGACGCTGTAACTCACGTGAAGATCGTGGAGGTTTGGGATAGGGCGACCCTTGTCCGGCTGACACTGGATACAGGGCGCACACACCAGATTCGGGTGCATTTAAGTTATGTGGGGCATCCCCTCATCGGAGATGAGTTATATGGAGGCAGAAGGGATTCTATTGGTCGGCAGGCGCTTCATGGTGAGACTCTGAGTTTTAGTCATCCGCTGACAGGAGCGCGAATTAAAGTGGCTGATCCTTGGCCGCAGGATTTCGAACAACTGGCAGGGCGGGAAGGCAAGGACCAATAA
- the hemL gene encoding glutamate-1-semialdehyde 2,1-aminomutase: protein MTAQQGTRRNDERSRSAFEEAKQYIPGGVNSPVRAFKSVGLTPIYAERGEGSKIYDIDGNVFIDYVGSWGPLIMGHAHPDVVEALRETALKGTSFGAPTLLETEMAKLVCERVPSIDIVRMVNSGTEATMSAIRLARGVTGRSKILKFEGSYHGHADSLLIKAGSGVATLGLPDSPGVPEGVAINTITVPYNDLESVKLAFERYGEELAAVIVEPVAGNMGVVPPVSGFLEGLRSLTSQYGSLLIFDEVMTGFRVGLNCAQGRYGVTPDLTCLGKVIGGGLPVGAYGGRRDLMEQIAPTGPIYQAGTLSGNPLAMAAGYTTLKLLTPEVYDRLETLSARLQAGFEKNAAETGVAITINRVGSMVCPFFSAVPVTNYDIAKESNLDQFRRYFAAMIDQGVSVAPSQYEGMFVSGVHTEQDIDDTIEANRKALQSL, encoded by the coding sequence ATGACTGCACAACAAGGAACTCGTCGCAATGATGAGCGCTCACGCAGCGCATTTGAAGAAGCCAAACAGTACATACCTGGGGGTGTGAACAGCCCCGTTCGAGCTTTCAAATCGGTAGGGCTTACCCCGATCTATGCAGAGCGTGGCGAAGGATCGAAAATCTATGATATTGATGGCAATGTTTTTATTGATTATGTGGGATCCTGGGGTCCGCTCATTATGGGACATGCGCATCCTGACGTTGTAGAAGCTTTGCGTGAGACAGCTCTTAAAGGAACAAGTTTTGGTGCGCCAACACTGCTGGAGACCGAGATGGCTAAACTCGTCTGTGAGCGTGTGCCTTCGATCGATATCGTACGAATGGTGAATTCCGGTACGGAAGCAACCATGAGTGCGATTCGACTAGCACGTGGTGTAACCGGACGCAGTAAAATTTTGAAGTTTGAAGGATCATACCATGGGCATGCTGATAGCTTGCTGATCAAAGCAGGATCTGGTGTAGCAACACTGGGTCTGCCTGACAGCCCTGGTGTTCCTGAAGGTGTGGCTATAAATACGATTACGGTTCCATACAATGATCTGGAGTCCGTGAAACTTGCTTTTGAACGTTATGGTGAAGAATTGGCCGCCGTCATAGTGGAACCTGTTGCAGGTAATATGGGAGTTGTACCACCCGTTTCAGGTTTCCTTGAAGGCCTGCGCAGTCTGACGTCTCAATATGGCAGTCTGCTCATTTTTGACGAAGTTATGACCGGTTTCCGTGTAGGCTTGAACTGTGCACAGGGACGATATGGCGTTACACCTGACCTGACTTGTCTGGGTAAAGTCATCGGTGGCGGGCTTCCGGTGGGTGCTTATGGCGGCAGACGTGATCTGATGGAACAGATTGCTCCGACCGGACCGATCTATCAGGCAGGTACACTGAGCGGTAATCCGCTCGCTATGGCAGCAGGTTATACGACACTCAAATTGTTGACACCGGAGGTCTATGATCGTCTGGAGACGCTGTCCGCACGTTTGCAGGCTGGGTTTGAGAAGAATGCAGCAGAGACAGGTGTGGCCATAACGATTAACCGTGTTGGTTCGATGGTATGTCCATTTTTCAGTGCTGTTCCGGTTACGAATTATGATATCGCCAAAGAAAGCAATCTGGATCAATTCCGTCGTTACTTTGCGGCCATGATTGATCAGGGTGTGAGTGTTGCGCCTTCCCAATACGAAGGTATGTTTGTCTCTGGCGTGCATACGGAGCAGGATATTGACGATACAATTGAGGCGAACCGTAAGGCTCTTCAATCATTATGA
- the hemB gene encoding porphobilinogen synthase, producing the protein MSFPIVRHRRLRQSTGIRNMVRETHLTVDDFIQPIYVTYGENVKSEIKSMPGVFRFSLDRLQEEVKEIADLGIPAVLLFGIPETKDSVGSSGFAEDGIVQEATKLIKSWYPELLVVADTCLCEFTDHGHCGMVHTVEVDGHICGDVLNDESLELLVKTAVSQAKAGADIIAPSNMMDGFVQAIRAGLDENGFSHIPIMSYSVKYASAFYGPFREAADSTPQFGDRKSYQMDPANAREALREAETDVLEGADMLMVKPSLSYLDVMRTIKDQFDLPLVAYNVSGEYAMVKAAAIQGWIDEKKVAMEILLSMKRAGADMIITYYGKDASRWLAEK; encoded by the coding sequence ATGAGTTTTCCAATTGTACGGCATCGCCGTTTACGTCAATCCACAGGTATTCGCAATATGGTGAGAGAGACCCATTTGACTGTGGATGATTTTATCCAACCTATCTATGTTACTTATGGTGAAAATGTAAAATCCGAAATCAAATCCATGCCGGGCGTATTCCGCTTCTCGCTGGATCGTCTGCAGGAAGAAGTGAAGGAGATTGCCGATCTGGGTATTCCGGCTGTGCTCTTATTCGGTATTCCGGAAACCAAAGACAGTGTTGGTTCGTCTGGATTCGCTGAAGATGGCATTGTACAGGAAGCAACGAAGCTGATTAAGTCCTGGTACCCTGAGCTGCTGGTTGTTGCTGATACCTGTCTGTGCGAATTTACTGATCACGGTCATTGTGGTATGGTGCACACCGTGGAAGTGGATGGTCACATTTGCGGAGATGTTCTCAATGACGAATCACTGGAGCTGCTCGTGAAAACAGCGGTATCCCAGGCGAAAGCTGGAGCAGACATTATCGCACCATCCAACATGATGGATGGATTTGTCCAAGCGATCCGTGCGGGACTGGATGAGAATGGTTTTAGTCACATTCCGATCATGTCCTACTCCGTAAAATATGCTTCGGCATTCTACGGTCCATTCCGCGAAGCTGCGGATTCCACGCCACAATTCGGAGATCGCAAGTCGTATCAAATGGACCCGGCGAATGCTCGTGAAGCATTGCGTGAAGCCGAAACTGATGTGCTCGAAGGAGCAGACATGTTGATGGTGAAACCTTCACTGTCCTATCTGGATGTCATGCGTACGATCAAGGACCAATTTGATCTTCCACTGGTTGCTTACAATGTAAGTGGAGAGTATGCCATGGTGAAGGCAGCGGCGATTCAAGGCTGGATTGATGAGAAGAAAGTGGCTATGGAAATTTTGCTGAGTATGAAACGTGCGGGTGCAGATATGATTATTACGTACTACGGAAAAGACGCTTCACGCTGGTTGGCCGAAAAATAA
- the cobA gene encoding uroporphyrinogen-III C-methyltransferase, producing MVGKVFLVGAGPGDAKLITVKGWETIGRADAVVYDRLASPRLLKQMKPGAVKIYVGKRPDRHTMKQEEINQLLVDLALEGKIVVRLKGGDPTIFGRVGEEADLLRKNGVPFEIVPGVTSAISVPAYAGIPVTHRDYASSISIITGHESPDKLDRSIHWDKVTNATGTLVFMMGVSKIGYISEQLIRHGRPAQTPVALIRWGTRAEQDTITGTLEDIEAKVIAANFQPPAVIVVGEVVNQREQLKWAEALPLFGKRILVTRARSQASELVNRIEELGGEPYEFPVIETVMPSGESAQESVKQAFGALNTFDWVFFTSVNGVEFFFRHLQQQGKDIRAIHQARVAAVGPSTGEALRKYGIVAEVIQGPFQAEGMLEAFESELKQGQRVLLPHGDLARSWLPEQLRERGLLVTEAIIYDTILAGEDDDELLKLLEEGGIHAMTFTSSSTVTNFMSILKRMGLQDPLPLLENVEVACIGPVTAKTAEAAGLKVTMMAEEATIESLISVLSEWKRKPVTEAVFPR from the coding sequence ATGGTGGGGAAGGTCTTTTTGGTTGGTGCAGGTCCAGGTGACGCCAAGCTGATTACGGTAAAAGGCTGGGAAACGATCGGTCGGGCGGATGCTGTTGTTTACGATCGGTTGGCAAGTCCAAGATTACTCAAACAAATGAAGCCCGGCGCGGTTAAGATTTATGTGGGTAAACGGCCGGATCGACATACGATGAAGCAGGAAGAAATCAACCAGCTGTTGGTTGATCTCGCACTGGAAGGCAAGATTGTGGTCAGACTTAAAGGGGGAGACCCGACGATATTCGGACGCGTAGGGGAAGAGGCTGATCTGCTGCGCAAAAACGGCGTTCCTTTTGAAATCGTACCTGGTGTAACCTCAGCAATAAGTGTACCTGCTTACGCTGGAATACCTGTGACCCACCGCGACTATGCTTCCTCTATTTCTATCATTACGGGGCATGAGAGTCCGGACAAGCTTGACCGCAGTATTCATTGGGATAAAGTGACGAATGCTACAGGCACACTGGTATTTATGATGGGCGTCTCCAAAATCGGATATATCAGCGAACAGTTGATTCGTCACGGACGCCCTGCGCAAACACCAGTGGCATTGATTCGCTGGGGCACAAGGGCAGAGCAGGATACGATCACAGGTACGCTTGAAGATATCGAAGCAAAAGTCATCGCTGCGAATTTTCAACCACCCGCTGTCATTGTTGTTGGTGAGGTGGTAAACCAGCGCGAACAGTTGAAATGGGCGGAAGCACTGCCGCTGTTTGGCAAACGCATTTTGGTGACGCGAGCACGCAGTCAGGCTAGTGAATTGGTCAACCGAATCGAGGAACTTGGCGGTGAACCTTACGAATTTCCGGTAATTGAGACCGTGATGCCATCAGGGGAGTCGGCACAGGAAAGTGTCAAACAGGCTTTTGGTGCGTTAAATACGTTTGACTGGGTATTTTTCACGAGCGTAAACGGAGTGGAATTCTTTTTCCGTCATTTGCAGCAGCAAGGTAAGGATATTCGCGCCATTCATCAAGCGAGAGTTGCAGCGGTAGGACCTTCCACTGGGGAAGCTTTGCGTAAGTATGGCATTGTAGCGGAGGTCATTCAGGGGCCATTTCAGGCCGAAGGTATGCTGGAAGCTTTTGAAAGTGAACTGAAGCAAGGGCAGAGGGTTCTTTTACCTCATGGAGATCTTGCGCGCTCCTGGTTGCCTGAACAGTTGAGGGAGCGGGGACTTCTGGTTACCGAGGCCATTATCTATGACACCATTCTGGCTGGCGAGGATGACGATGAACTGCTGAAGCTGCTTGAAGAGGGCGGGATTCATGCGATGACCTTCACAAGTTCATCCACCGTCACCAATTTCATGAGCATTCTGAAACGAATGGGATTGCAGGATCCCTTACCTTTATTGGAAAATGTAGAGGTTGCATGTATCGGGCCTGTTACAGCGAAGACGGCAGAAGCAGCAGGCTTGAAGGTCACCATGATGGCCGAAGAAGCAACCATTGAGAGTCTGATTTCTGTGTTGTCTGAGTGGAAACGAAAGCCTGTTACAGAAGCTGTATTTCCCCGTTAA
- the hemC gene encoding hydroxymethylbilane synthase: MRTIKVGSRQSALALTQTGHVIQDLRDICEREGLAFDFEVHKIVTKGDLILDVTLSKVGGKGLFVKEIEQAMMDRTIDMAVHSMKDMPSELPQGLTNGAVPRRADPRDALISNGGLTLDQLPEGARVGTSSLRRSSQLKAYRPDLQLESLRGNIDSRLRKLETEGLDAIILAAAGLYRMGWQDRITEYLSEEACLPAIGQGALGIECREDDAELLHLLQLYNDPETAFPVLAERRFLSVLNGGCQVPIGAHAVWVPQQDEDSPNGQNTLQLTGMVGTPDGGLILKEAMTGKDPVRLGEEVAWRLIERGAEQILAEVRG; this comes from the coding sequence ATGCGGACAATTAAAGTGGGAAGCAGACAAAGCGCACTTGCTTTGACCCAGACAGGCCATGTAATTCAAGATTTACGTGATATTTGTGAACGGGAAGGGTTAGCTTTTGATTTTGAAGTACATAAAATCGTTACAAAAGGAGATTTGATTCTCGACGTAACCTTGTCAAAAGTTGGAGGCAAAGGACTATTTGTCAAAGAGATTGAACAGGCGATGATGGATCGCACGATTGATATGGCTGTTCATAGCATGAAGGATATGCCTTCCGAGCTGCCACAAGGGTTGACGAACGGTGCAGTTCCGCGCCGTGCGGATCCTCGTGATGCACTGATTTCAAATGGTGGACTCACTTTGGATCAATTGCCGGAAGGGGCAAGAGTGGGGACGAGCAGTCTGCGTCGATCCAGTCAACTGAAAGCATACCGTCCGGATTTGCAACTTGAATCGCTTCGTGGCAATATTGATTCCCGCCTGCGCAAGCTGGAGACAGAAGGTTTGGACGCTATTATTTTGGCTGCCGCTGGGTTGTATCGAATGGGCTGGCAAGATCGAATTACGGAGTATCTGTCAGAGGAGGCTTGTCTTCCCGCAATAGGTCAGGGTGCGCTCGGCATTGAATGCCGTGAAGATGATGCCGAATTGCTCCATCTGTTGCAGTTGTATAACGATCCGGAAACCGCATTTCCTGTGTTGGCTGAACGTCGCTTCCTTAGTGTATTGAATGGGGGCTGTCAGGTTCCGATTGGAGCTCATGCCGTATGGGTTCCACAGCAAGATGAAGATTCCCCGAATGGACAAAACACGTTACAATTAACAGGTATGGTCGGTACGCCGGACGGCGGACTGATTCTTAAAGAAGCGATGACGGGCAAAGATCCGGTTCGTCTTGGAGAAGAAGTGGCTTGGAGATTGATTGAACGGGGAGCAGAGCAGATACTGGCAGAAGTTAGGGGATGA
- a CDS encoding precorrin-2 dehydrogenase/sirohydrochlorin ferrochelatase family protein: MERYTPIFMDISGKSCFVVGGGRVAERKIKGLLHAEAQIKVISPEVTPTLQQLHHDSRIQWLARSYRNGDLRGAFLVYAATDHSEVNTAVVQEAEEAGILVNDAISSERSTFITPSVVRRGRLSIAISTAGAGPVAAAEIRDTLEQQFGDEYETYIEFLYQMRMEVKARVSSSGVRAKLLRRLTEMNVLEKIRTGQFEWWTEEQIGDWISHNQEDV, translated from the coding sequence ATGGAGCGGTACACGCCAATATTTATGGATATATCAGGGAAATCCTGCTTCGTGGTTGGAGGCGGACGTGTCGCTGAACGTAAAATAAAAGGTTTGCTTCATGCAGAAGCGCAAATCAAGGTGATTAGTCCGGAAGTTACGCCAACGTTACAACAATTGCATCATGATTCCCGAATTCAATGGCTGGCCCGGTCCTACCGCAATGGAGATTTGCGGGGGGCCTTTCTCGTATATGCAGCAACCGACCATAGTGAAGTGAACACAGCTGTTGTCCAAGAAGCTGAAGAAGCGGGTATACTGGTTAATGACGCCATATCTTCTGAGCGAAGCACCTTTATTACACCAAGTGTGGTCCGGCGTGGAAGACTGAGCATTGCGATATCGACAGCTGGAGCAGGACCTGTGGCCGCAGCAGAGATTCGTGACACCTTGGAGCAGCAATTCGGAGATGAGTACGAGACATATATTGAATTTTTGTATCAGATGAGGATGGAAGTAAAGGCACGTGTATCTTCTTCAGGTGTCAGAGCTAAATTACTTCGTCGTTTAACCGAAATGAATGTGCTGGAAAAGATCCGTACAGGTCAGTTTGAGTGGTGGACCGAAGAACAAATTGGGGACTGGATATCCCATAATCAGGAGGACGTGTAG
- the ccsA gene encoding cytochrome c biogenesis protein CcsA, which yields MTLAEQIYEALIYMYALSLLFYFSDCIRRNAGAKRTGTGFLVVVWALQVFHVILRMLTEGHFPIYTTFDFLFIFSFSIVLMSLVMTRIQRSEFVILLLNVVGFSVTVLNRLWFTAGEISLHNWQTVHGLLIMHITLANLGFAALTVGAVFALLYLFLHRKLKNKKWNDTVRRLPSLEVIGKYMDGATLIGTPLLGVSIMLAVLSIVAETRWSLLLDLKVIATGLAIAIYVGYFVFKRRKQFSTVIMARWTLIGYGFVIISFLSNAYSAFHRWTGE from the coding sequence TTGACCCTAGCTGAACAAATTTATGAAGCTTTAATTTATATGTATGCCCTGAGCCTACTGTTCTATTTCTCGGACTGCATTCGACGCAATGCGGGGGCGAAGCGGACAGGCACAGGGTTTCTTGTTGTTGTGTGGGCGCTTCAGGTGTTCCATGTCATTTTACGCATGCTAACCGAAGGTCATTTTCCGATTTATACCACGTTTGATTTTTTGTTTATCTTTTCATTTAGTATTGTGTTGATGTCTCTAGTAATGACTCGAATTCAGCGTTCCGAATTTGTCATTTTATTGCTGAACGTGGTTGGTTTCTCCGTTACGGTGTTGAATCGATTGTGGTTTACAGCAGGTGAGATATCTCTGCATAACTGGCAGACTGTGCATGGATTGCTTATTATGCATATTACGTTGGCCAATCTTGGTTTTGCGGCTCTGACGGTGGGTGCTGTATTTGCCTTGTTATATCTGTTTTTGCACCGTAAGCTGAAGAATAAGAAATGGAATGATACCGTACGTCGTCTGCCGAGTCTCGAAGTGATCGGCAAATATATGGATGGTGCTACATTGATAGGCACACCTCTTCTCGGTGTTTCTATCATGCTCGCGGTATTGTCCATTGTGGCCGAAACGCGTTGGAGCCTGCTCTTGGATCTCAAGGTTATTGCAACAGGACTAGCCATAGCAATCTATGTGGGATACTTCGTCTTTAAGAGAAGAAAACAGTTTTCCACAGTCATTATGGCGAGATGGACGCTGATCGGATACGGCTTTGTCATTATCAGTTTTTTATCCAATGCGTACTCAGCGTTTCATCGTTGGACGGGAGAGTGA
- the hemA gene encoding glutamyl-tRNA reductase, with protein sequence MHIVVVGLNYRTAPVEVRERFTFAEKDLSEALQQLKLTKSVLEGVIVATCNRTELYVVVDRLHMCGYFIRTFMEQWFNVPREEFTQHLYIYEDDQAMRHLFRVICGLDSMVIGETQILGQVKQAFFKAQEEKATGTWFNMLFKQAVTLGKRAHSETSIGESAVSVSYAAVELGKRIFGMFTDKKVLILGAGKMSELTVKHLYSNGASEVIVANRTLARAEELAAKFRGTPCTMEQALERLNEVDIVISSTGAERYVLDATVVRESMKRRQSRPLFLIDIAVPRDIDPAIGELSNVFLYDIDDLEGIVESNLEMRKVEAAKIEKMIELEMEDYYQWLKTLGVRPVIRALQEKGASIHEETMDSLFNKLPELDEHQRKVIRRLTKSIVNQMTTDPINRIKEMAGTKHGDEALRMFTQIFALEDAVEVAAEKVSQSDATALRKPDPVHLNDSRQDPVPAYAPAGV encoded by the coding sequence ATGCACATCGTTGTCGTTGGTTTGAATTATCGCACGGCGCCTGTAGAGGTTAGGGAACGATTCACATTTGCAGAAAAGGACTTGTCTGAAGCGCTGCAGCAGCTCAAGCTGACCAAGAGTGTATTGGAAGGTGTAATCGTAGCCACATGTAACCGTACCGAGTTGTATGTTGTGGTAGACCGTCTTCACATGTGTGGTTATTTTATTCGGACGTTCATGGAACAATGGTTTAATGTTCCGCGGGAAGAATTTACGCAACACTTATATATATATGAAGATGATCAAGCTATGCGCCATTTGTTCCGTGTCATTTGTGGGCTGGACTCAATGGTTATTGGCGAGACTCAGATTCTTGGACAGGTGAAACAGGCTTTTTTCAAAGCACAGGAAGAGAAAGCTACTGGAACCTGGTTTAACATGCTGTTCAAACAAGCTGTTACATTGGGCAAAAGGGCACATTCAGAGACTTCGATCGGAGAGAGTGCGGTATCTGTAAGTTATGCTGCTGTAGAATTAGGCAAGCGTATCTTTGGTATGTTTACGGATAAGAAGGTGCTGATTCTGGGTGCCGGCAAAATGAGTGAACTTACAGTAAAACACTTATATAGCAACGGAGCCTCCGAAGTCATTGTGGCGAATCGGACACTTGCGCGAGCTGAGGAATTGGCAGCGAAGTTTCGGGGGACCCCTTGTACGATGGAACAGGCATTAGAGCGACTGAATGAGGTTGATATTGTCATTAGTTCGACGGGGGCAGAAAGATATGTACTGGATGCCACTGTCGTTCGAGAGAGCATGAAGCGTCGTCAATCGCGTCCACTGTTCCTGATTGATATTGCTGTTCCGCGGGATATCGATCCGGCGATCGGCGAGTTATCCAATGTATTCCTTTATGATATTGATGATTTGGAAGGGATCGTGGAAAGCAATCTGGAGATGCGCAAGGTAGAAGCTGCTAAGATCGAGAAAATGATTGAACTTGAGATGGAAGATTATTATCAATGGCTCAAAACCTTGGGCGTTCGTCCTGTCATTCGGGCATTGCAGGAAAAAGGTGCTTCCATTCATGAAGAAACAATGGATAGTCTGTTTAATAAATTGCCTGAACTGGATGAACATCAGCGTAAAGTTATCCGCCGTCTGACGAAAAGTATCGTGAATCAAATGACGACCGATCCGATTAACCGGATTAAGGAAATGGCTGGTACCAAGCATGGCGATGAAGCACTGCGCATGTTTACTCAGATCTTTGCTCTGGAGGATGCAGTAGAGGTGGCCGCTGAGAAAGTAAGTCAGAGTGATGCCACGGCTCTGCGCAAACCGGATCCCGTTCATCTTAACGATTCCCGGCAAGACCCCGTGCCGGCTTATGCTCCGGCAGGCGTATAA